Within the Micromonospora citrea genome, the region GTTCACGCGGGAACGGCCCGGGGTGCCCGTCGGCCGGCCCGGCGACGCGCGGGAGGTCGCCGCCGTGGTGACGCTGCTCGCCTCGCCCGCCGCCGCGTGCGTCACGGGCGCGTCCTGGCCCGTCGACGGCGGCATGTTGCTGACGGGTCCCGCAGGTCGACGCGCTCACCTCGCACGACTGGCGGGCGGCGCGGGAACGAGGTGACGTCCTCCGCGACGGTCGCCGACCGGACCGTCCAATCTCGAATCCTCTAGTAGGGTCTCCCCGGCTAGATCAACTGGACGGGGAGATGTCGTGCGGACAGTCAGCAGGAGGACGTTCGGAAAGCTCGTCGGCGCGGCCGGCGCCGGTGCCGCCGGTGCCGGCACACACTGCTCCACGCGCCGGCGCGGGCGGCGGACGGGTGGGTCGCCACCGGCACCGCGGTTGCCGGGCTGAGCAGCTT harbors:
- a CDS encoding SDR family oxidoreductase — protein: MVASAWNGWCGAMPAPHENRGEAATPMTGQEDVDPFTRERPGVPVGRPGDAREVAAVVTLLASPAAACVTGASWPVDGGMLLTGPAGRRAHLARLAGGAGTR